Proteins co-encoded in one Streptomyces sp. SLBN-31 genomic window:
- a CDS encoding ABC transporter substrate-binding protein, which produces MPHARATHLSRRGVLAAGGALGLGAALAACGDDDAKSGSSGSGETAAAKSGPWSFKDDRGQTAKADKVPSNIVAFVGVAAALYDYGIQAKGVFGPTRTKDGKADVQAGDMDVSKVTVLGNEWGQFNIEKYAALAPDALISTMFDDAGTLWYVPEETKKKILAVGAPSVGISVYDRQLTEPLQRMLQLAKSLGADTASSKVTAAKKAFEDAAARLRAATKANPDIKVLAGSASQDLFYVSGSNLSIDLEYFKALGVNLVEPPEKAKAKGGGWYESLSWENVDKYAADIIMMDNRTSAIQPADITEATWKKLPAVKAGQVIARNPEPILSHDKCTPLLTSLAEAIEKAKKVA; this is translated from the coding sequence ATGCCCCATGCCCGTGCCACCCACCTTTCCCGACGCGGCGTCCTCGCCGCGGGCGGGGCCCTCGGCCTCGGTGCCGCGCTCGCGGCCTGTGGGGACGACGACGCGAAAAGCGGGAGCTCGGGCAGCGGCGAGACGGCGGCCGCCAAGTCCGGTCCCTGGTCCTTCAAGGACGACCGGGGCCAGACCGCCAAGGCGGACAAGGTCCCCTCGAACATCGTCGCGTTCGTCGGTGTCGCCGCCGCGCTGTACGACTACGGCATCCAGGCCAAGGGCGTCTTCGGCCCGACGAGGACCAAGGACGGCAAGGCCGACGTCCAGGCCGGCGACATGGACGTCAGCAAGGTCACCGTCCTCGGCAACGAGTGGGGCCAGTTCAACATCGAGAAGTACGCGGCCCTCGCGCCCGACGCGCTGATCTCCACGATGTTCGACGACGCGGGCACGCTCTGGTACGTCCCGGAGGAGACGAAGAAGAAGATCCTCGCCGTGGGCGCGCCGAGCGTCGGCATCTCCGTCTACGACCGCCAGCTCACCGAGCCGCTGCAGCGGATGCTCCAGCTCGCGAAGTCCCTCGGCGCGGACACCGCTTCGAGCAAGGTGACGGCGGCGAAGAAGGCCTTCGAGGACGCCGCCGCCCGGCTGCGCGCGGCCACCAAGGCCAACCCGGACATCAAGGTGCTGGCCGGCTCCGCGAGCCAGGACCTGTTCTACGTCTCCGGCTCCAACCTCTCCATCGACCTGGAGTACTTCAAGGCCCTCGGCGTGAACCTCGTCGAGCCGCCGGAGAAGGCCAAGGCGAAGGGCGGCGGCTGGTACGAGTCGCTGAGCTGGGAGAACGTCGACAAGTACGCGGCGGACATCATCATGATGGACAACCGCACCTCGGCCATCCAGCCCGCCGACATCACCGAGGCGACCTGGAAGAAGCTCCCCGCGGTCAAGGCGGGCCAGGTCATCGCCCGCAACCCCGAGCCGATCCTGTCCCACGACAAGTGCACGCCCCTGCTGACGAGCCTCGCCGAGGCCATCGAGAAGGCGAAGAAGGTCGCTTGA
- the desA gene encoding lysine decarboxylase DesA, with the protein MRSHLLNDLTAEHYRRSVTEGVERVAAKLATTDRPFTGVTVDALTPRIDAVDLDRPLGDTRAVLDELEEVYLRDAVYFHHPRYLAHLNCPVVIPAVLGEAVLSAVNSSLDTWDQSAGGTLIERKLIDWTAARIGLGPGADGVFTSGGTQSNLQALLLAREEAKSDSPAKLRVFASEAGHFSVQKSAKLLGLGPDAVVTVPVDHDKRMQTVALARELERCREDGLIPMAVVATAGTTDFGSIDPLPEIAELCAQYGTWMHVDAAYGCGLLASLKHRHRIQGIERADSVTVDYHKSFFQPVSSSAVLVRDAATLRHATYHAEYLNPRRMVRERIPNQVDKSLQTTRRFDALKLWMTLRVMGADGVGELFDEVCDLAEEGWRLLTADPRFDVVVRPTLSTLVFRYVPAGVTDPAEIDRANLHARKALFASGAAVVAGTRVHGRHYLKFTLLNPETTAEDIAAVLDLIAGNAEQYLGESLDRAC; encoded by the coding sequence ATGCGCTCGCACCTGCTCAATGACCTCACCGCGGAGCACTACCGCCGCTCCGTGACCGAAGGAGTAGAGCGGGTGGCGGCCAAACTCGCCACCACCGACCGTCCGTTCACCGGTGTCACCGTCGACGCCCTCACCCCCCGGATCGACGCCGTCGACCTGGACCGGCCGCTGGGCGACACCCGCGCCGTCCTGGACGAGCTGGAGGAGGTCTACCTCCGCGACGCGGTCTACTTCCACCACCCCCGCTATCTCGCCCACCTCAACTGCCCGGTCGTCATCCCGGCCGTCCTCGGCGAGGCCGTCCTGTCCGCCGTCAACTCCTCCCTGGACACCTGGGACCAGTCCGCCGGCGGCACCCTGATCGAGCGCAAGCTCATCGACTGGACCGCCGCCCGCATCGGCCTCGGCCCCGGCGCGGACGGCGTGTTCACCTCCGGCGGCACCCAGTCCAACCTCCAGGCCCTGCTGCTCGCCCGCGAGGAGGCCAAGAGCGACAGCCCGGCGAAGCTGCGCGTCTTCGCCTCCGAGGCCGGCCACTTCAGCGTGCAGAAGTCCGCGAAACTCCTCGGCCTCGGCCCGGACGCCGTCGTCACCGTCCCCGTCGACCACGACAAGCGGATGCAGACCGTCGCCCTCGCCCGCGAACTGGAGCGCTGCCGCGAGGACGGCCTGATCCCCATGGCCGTCGTCGCCACCGCCGGCACCACCGACTTCGGCTCCATCGACCCGCTCCCCGAGATCGCCGAACTGTGCGCCCAGTACGGCACCTGGATGCACGTCGACGCCGCCTACGGCTGCGGACTGCTGGCCTCCCTCAAGCACCGGCACCGCATCCAGGGCATCGAGCGCGCCGACTCCGTCACCGTCGACTACCACAAGTCCTTCTTCCAGCCGGTGAGTTCGTCCGCCGTCCTGGTACGCGACGCCGCGACCCTGCGCCACGCCACCTACCACGCCGAATACCTCAACCCGCGGCGCATGGTGCGCGAGCGCATCCCCAACCAGGTCGACAAGTCCCTGCAGACCACCCGCCGCTTCGACGCCCTCAAGCTGTGGATGACGCTGCGGGTGATGGGCGCCGACGGCGTCGGCGAACTCTTCGACGAGGTCTGCGACCTGGCGGAGGAGGGCTGGCGGCTGCTGACCGCCGACCCCCGCTTCGACGTCGTCGTCCGGCCGACCCTGTCCACCCTCGTCTTCCGCTACGTCCCGGCCGGCGTGACAGACCCCGCCGAGATCGACCGCGCCAACCTGCACGCCCGCAAGGCCCTGTTCGCCTCCGGGGCCGCCGTAGTCGCGGGCACCAGGGTCCACGGCCGCCACTACCTGAAGTTCACCCTGCTCAACCCCGAGACGACGGCCGAGGACATCGCCGCCGTCCTCGACCTGATCGCCGGCAACGCCGAGCAGTACCTGGGAGAGTCCCTTGACCGCGCTTGCTGA
- a CDS encoding hydroxymethylglutaryl-CoA lyase, with translation MTLPMVVPAPDLPARVRIHEVGARDGLQNEKSTVPTEVKAEFVRRLADAGLTTIEATSFVHPKWVPQLADAEALFPMVRDLAVDLPVLVPNQRGLDRALALGARRVAVFASATESFAKANLNRTVDESLAVFDPVVRHARDEGAHVRGYVSMCFGDPWEGAVPVPQAVRVCRALMDMGCQELSLGDTIGVATPGHVGALLAALNAEGVPTDVIGVHFHDTYGQALANTLAALRHGVTTVDASAGGLGGCPYAKSATGNLATEDLVWMLRGLGIDTGVDLGRLVATSAWMAEHLGRPSPSRTVRALSHEDTGAPEEQ, from the coding sequence GTGACGCTCCCCATGGTCGTACCGGCCCCGGACCTGCCCGCAAGGGTCCGCATCCACGAGGTCGGCGCGCGCGACGGCCTGCAGAACGAGAAGTCGACCGTGCCGACGGAGGTGAAGGCGGAGTTCGTGCGCCGCCTGGCCGACGCGGGACTGACGACGATCGAGGCGACCAGCTTCGTGCACCCCAAGTGGGTGCCCCAACTGGCCGACGCGGAAGCGCTGTTCCCCATGGTCCGCGACCTGGCCGTGGACCTGCCCGTCCTGGTGCCCAACCAGCGCGGGCTCGACCGGGCCCTCGCCCTCGGCGCGCGCCGCGTCGCCGTCTTCGCCAGCGCCACCGAGTCCTTCGCGAAGGCCAACCTCAACCGCACGGTCGACGAGTCCCTCGCGGTGTTCGACCCGGTCGTGCGGCACGCCAGGGACGAGGGCGCCCATGTGCGCGGCTATGTCTCGATGTGCTTCGGCGACCCCTGGGAGGGCGCGGTCCCGGTCCCCCAGGCCGTCCGCGTGTGCCGGGCGCTGATGGACATGGGCTGCCAGGAGCTGAGCCTCGGCGACACCATCGGCGTGGCGACACCGGGACACGTGGGCGCACTGCTCGCCGCGCTGAACGCGGAGGGCGTGCCCACCGACGTCATCGGCGTGCACTTCCACGACACCTACGGCCAGGCCCTCGCCAACACCCTGGCCGCGCTCCGGCACGGCGTCACGACCGTCGACGCCTCCGCCGGCGGACTCGGCGGCTGCCCGTACGCCAAGTCCGCCACCGGCAACCTCGCCACCGAGGACCTCGTGTGGATGCTGCGCGGTCTCGGCATCGACACCGGAGTCGACCTCGGCCGTCTCGTCGCCACCAGCGCGTGGATGGCCGAACACCTGGGCCGACCCAGCCCTTCCCGCACCGTCCGAGCCCTGTCCCACGAGGACACCGGCGCCCCCGAGGAGCAGTGA
- a CDS encoding acyl-CoA dehydrogenase family protein produces the protein MDFRLSPELEELRRTVEAFAHDVVAPKIGDFYERHEFPYEIVREMGRMGLFGLPFPEEYGGMGGDYLALGIALEELARVDSSVAITLEAGVSLGAMPIHVFGTPEQKAEWLPRLCSGEILGAFGLTEPDGGSDAGATRTTARLDEATNEWVINGTKCFITNSGTDITGLVTVTAVTGRKPDGRPLISSIIVPSGTPGFTVAAPYSKVGWNASDTRELSFQDVRVPAANLLGEQGRGYAQFLRILDEGRVAIAALATGLAQGCVDESVKYAKERHAFGRPIGANQAIQFKIADMEMKAHTARLAWRDAAARLVSGAPFKKEAALAKLHSSTVAVDNAREATQIHGGYGFMNEYPVARMWRDSKILEIGEGTSEVQRMLIARELGLAG, from the coding sequence ATGGACTTCCGTCTCTCCCCCGAACTGGAGGAACTCCGCCGCACGGTCGAGGCGTTCGCCCACGACGTCGTGGCGCCGAAGATCGGCGACTTCTACGAGCGGCACGAGTTCCCGTACGAGATCGTCCGCGAGATGGGCCGCATGGGCCTGTTCGGGCTGCCGTTCCCCGAGGAGTACGGCGGCATGGGCGGCGACTACCTGGCGCTGGGCATCGCCCTGGAGGAACTGGCCCGTGTCGACTCGTCGGTGGCCATCACCCTGGAGGCGGGCGTCTCCCTGGGCGCGATGCCGATCCATGTCTTCGGCACGCCGGAGCAGAAGGCCGAGTGGCTGCCCCGGCTGTGCTCCGGCGAGATCCTCGGCGCCTTCGGCCTGACCGAGCCCGACGGCGGCAGTGACGCCGGGGCGACCCGGACGACGGCCCGCCTGGACGAGGCGACGAACGAATGGGTGATCAACGGCACGAAGTGCTTCATCACCAACTCGGGCACCGACATCACGGGGTTGGTGACGGTCACGGCGGTCACCGGGCGCAAGCCGGACGGCAGGCCGCTCATCTCCTCGATCATCGTCCCCTCCGGCACCCCGGGTTTCACGGTCGCGGCGCCGTACTCGAAGGTCGGCTGGAACGCCTCCGACACCCGTGAGCTGTCCTTCCAGGACGTGCGGGTCCCGGCCGCCAACCTCCTGGGCGAACAGGGCCGCGGTTACGCCCAGTTCCTGCGCATCCTCGACGAGGGCCGGGTGGCCATCGCGGCGCTCGCCACGGGGCTCGCCCAGGGCTGCGTGGACGAGTCGGTGAAGTACGCCAAGGAGCGGCACGCCTTCGGCCGGCCGATCGGCGCCAACCAGGCCATCCAGTTCAAGATCGCCGACATGGAGATGAAGGCCCACACGGCCCGGCTTGCCTGGCGGGACGCGGCGGCCCGGCTGGTGTCCGGCGCTCCCTTCAAGAAGGAGGCGGCCCTGGCCAAGCTGCACTCCTCCACCGTCGCCGTCGACAACGCCCGCGAGGCCACCCAGATCCACGGCGGCTACGGCTTCATGAACGAGTATCCCGTGGCCCGCATGTGGCGCGACTCCAAGATCCTGGAGATCGGGGAGGGCACGAGCGAGGTGCAACGCATGCTGATCGCCCGCGAGTTGGGGCTCGCCGGCTGA
- a CDS encoding siderophore-interacting protein — translation MTTAVAAPFRFFSLQVTRTRRLGPSLVRVTFTGEDLAQCLSHGLDQSLSLFVPHPGQSAPVVPLDLGDGWWQAWRELPDDVRAVMRSYTLRALRHDPDEIDIDFVLHTPAGPASAWAARAVAGDNVLILGPAIADNRAIRFRPPADTDLMVLWGDESALPAVSSVLESLPPGTPARVWLEVRDAGNIQDLPTAADAEITWLVRDDGPAPCSPPALDALRAAQLPPAQKPYVWIAGESGCVKELRRHFVRERGIDRRRVTFVGYWRQGLSEEQLRAQE, via the coding sequence ATGACTACGGCCGTAGCCGCCCCGTTCCGTTTCTTCTCCCTCCAGGTGACCCGGACGAGGCGGCTCGGCCCGTCCCTGGTCCGGGTCACCTTCACCGGCGAGGACCTGGCCCAGTGCCTCTCGCACGGCCTCGACCAGTCGCTGTCGCTGTTCGTGCCGCACCCCGGCCAGTCCGCGCCCGTGGTGCCGCTCGACCTCGGTGACGGCTGGTGGCAGGCCTGGCGCGAACTCCCGGACGACGTACGGGCCGTGATGCGCTCGTACACGCTCCGGGCGCTGCGCCACGATCCCGACGAGATCGACATCGACTTCGTGCTGCACACCCCCGCCGGCCCCGCCTCCGCCTGGGCCGCCCGGGCGGTCGCCGGCGACAACGTGCTGATCCTGGGTCCGGCGATCGCCGACAACCGCGCGATCCGCTTCCGCCCGCCCGCGGACACCGACCTCATGGTGCTGTGGGGCGACGAGAGCGCCCTCCCCGCGGTCTCGTCCGTACTGGAGTCCCTGCCGCCCGGCACCCCCGCCCGGGTCTGGCTGGAGGTGCGCGACGCCGGAAACATCCAGGACCTGCCCACCGCCGCGGACGCCGAGATCACCTGGCTGGTCCGGGACGACGGCCCCGCCCCGTGCTCCCCGCCGGCCCTCGACGCCCTGCGCGCCGCCCAACTCCCGCCCGCGCAGAAGCCGTACGTGTGGATCGCGGGTGAGTCGGGCTGCGTGAAGGAGCTGCGCAGGCACTTCGTGCGCGAGCGGGGCATCGACCGCCGGCGGGTCACCTTCGTCGGTTACTGGCGCCAGGGCCTGAGCGAGGAGCAACTGCGCGCACAGGAGTGA
- a CDS encoding GNAT family N-acetyltransferase encodes MTFTFRPLDPLRDAELLHAWVTHPKAAFWMMQDAKLEDVERAYMEIAADEHHHALLGLDEDGVPAFLMERYDPAHRELVGLYEPLPGDVGMHFLTPPTDTPVHGFTRAVITAVMRHLFEDPAVRRVVVEPDVSNKAVHALNEAVGFIPEREIQKPEKKALLSFCTRERFEKAVPA; translated from the coding sequence ATGACCTTCACCTTCCGCCCCCTGGACCCGCTGCGGGACGCCGAGCTGCTCCACGCCTGGGTGACCCATCCGAAGGCGGCGTTCTGGATGATGCAGGACGCGAAGCTGGAGGACGTCGAGCGGGCCTACATGGAGATCGCGGCCGACGAGCACCACCACGCGCTGCTCGGGCTCGACGAGGACGGCGTGCCCGCCTTCCTCATGGAGAGGTACGACCCGGCGCACCGCGAACTCGTCGGCCTGTACGAGCCGTTGCCCGGGGACGTGGGCATGCACTTCCTCACACCGCCCACCGACACACCCGTCCACGGCTTCACCCGCGCCGTCATCACCGCCGTCATGAGGCATCTCTTCGAGGACCCGGCGGTCAGGCGCGTGGTCGTCGAACCGGACGTCTCCAACAAGGCCGTCCACGCCCTGAACGAAGCCGTCGGGTTCATACCCGAGCGGGAGATACAGAAGCCGGAGAAGAAAGCGCTGTTGAGCTTCTGCACACGCGAGCGGTTCGAGAAGGCGGTGCCGGCATGA
- a CDS encoding lysine N(6)-hydroxylase/L-ornithine N(5)-oxygenase family protein, producing the protein MTALAEPAPHTYDFVGIGLGPFNLGLACLTEPITELDGLFLESKPDFEWHAGMFLDGAHLQTPFMSDLVTLADPTSPYSFLNYLKSKGRLYSFYIRENFYPLRVEYDDYCRWAAGRLSSVRFGTTVREVTYEDGLYVVRTEAGDTFRARRLVLGTGTVPYVPEPCRHLDGDLIHTAQYVHRKAELQRKASITVVGSGQSAAEIYHELLAEIDVHGYELNWVTRSPRFFPLEYTKLTLEMTSPDYIDYFRALPEETRYRLEKQQRGLFKGINSDLIDSIFDLLYQKDVESGDRPVPTRLLTNSSLNKACYQDGHYTLVFHQDEQDKDFEIRTEGLVLATGYHYEPPAFLAPIRDRLRFDGHGRFDVARNYSIDTTGRGVFLQNAAVHTHSVTSPDLGMGAYRNSYIIRELLGTEYYPVEKTIAFQEFAV; encoded by the coding sequence TTGACCGCGCTTGCTGAACCCGCCCCGCACACCTACGACTTCGTGGGCATCGGGCTCGGCCCCTTCAACCTCGGCCTGGCCTGCCTGACCGAACCGATCACCGAACTCGACGGCCTCTTCCTGGAGTCCAAGCCGGACTTCGAGTGGCACGCGGGCATGTTCCTGGACGGCGCCCACCTGCAGACCCCGTTCATGTCGGACCTGGTCACCCTCGCCGACCCCACCTCGCCCTACTCCTTCCTCAACTACCTGAAGAGCAAGGGCCGGCTGTACTCGTTCTACATCCGCGAGAACTTCTACCCGCTGCGCGTCGAGTACGACGACTACTGCCGCTGGGCGGCCGGCCGGCTCAGCAGCGTCCGGTTCGGTACGACGGTGCGCGAGGTGACGTACGAGGACGGGCTGTACGTCGTGCGCACCGAGGCCGGCGACACCTTCCGCGCCCGCCGTCTCGTCCTCGGCACCGGTACGGTCCCCTACGTCCCGGAGCCCTGCCGGCACCTGGACGGCGACCTCATCCACACCGCGCAGTACGTACACCGCAAGGCGGAACTGCAGCGCAAGGCGTCGATCACGGTCGTCGGCAGCGGGCAGAGCGCCGCGGAGATCTACCACGAACTCCTCGCCGAGATCGACGTCCACGGCTACGAACTCAACTGGGTCACCCGCTCCCCTCGGTTCTTCCCGCTGGAGTACACCAAACTCACCCTGGAGATGACCTCCCCGGACTACATCGACTACTTCCGCGCGCTGCCCGAGGAGACCCGCTACCGGCTGGAGAAGCAGCAGAGGGGCCTGTTCAAGGGCATCAACTCGGATCTGATCGACTCGATCTTCGACCTGCTCTACCAGAAGGACGTCGAGAGCGGCGACCGCCCGGTCCCCACCCGCCTGCTCACCAACTCCTCGCTGAACAAGGCCTGTTACCAGGACGGCCACTACACCCTGGTCTTCCACCAGGACGAACAGGACAAGGACTTCGAGATCCGGACCGAGGGTCTGGTGCTGGCCACGGGCTACCACTACGAGCCGCCGGCCTTCCTCGCCCCGATCCGCGACCGCCTCCGTTTCGACGGCCACGGCCGCTTCGACGTCGCCCGCAACTACTCCATCGACACCACGGGCCGGGGCGTCTTCCTGCAGAACGCGGCCGTGCACACGCACAGCGTCACCTCCCCCGACCTGGGAATGGGCGCCTACCGCAACAGCTACATCATCCGCGAGCTGCTCGGCACCGAGTACTACCCGGTCGAAAAGACCATCGCCTTCCAGGAGTTCGCCGTATGA
- a CDS encoding biotin carboxylase N-terminal domain-containing protein: MFDTVLVANRGEIAVRVIRTLRSLGVRSVAVFSDADADARHVREADTAVRIGPPPASESYLSVERLLEAAARTGAQAVHPGYGFLAENAAFARACADAGLVFIGPPAEAIALMGDKIRAKETVQAAGVPVVPGGRDPELAEAARALGAPVLLKPSAGGGGKGMRLVRDLSVLEDEIAAARREARASFGDDTLLVERWVDSPRHIEIQVLADGHGNVIHLGERECSLQRRHQKIIEEAPSVLLDEATRSAMGEAAVQAARSCGYRGAGTVEFIVPGEDPSSYYFMEMNTRLQVEHPVTELITGLDLVEWQLRVAAGERLPYAQDDITLTGHAIEARVCAEDPARGFLPSGGTVLRLAEPQGDGVRTDSGLSEGTEVGSLYDPMLSKVIAYGPDRATAIRKLRAALAETVTLGVQTNAGFLRRLLAHPAVVAGELDTGLVERVVDDLVSTDVPEEVYEAAAAVRLDALRPRGRGWTDPFSVPNGWRLGGTPRPVGFPLRVQDPVEYVPRGTHTVTDDTVSVTLDGVRHTFHRAADWLGRDGDAWQVRDGDPVAASLTRAEHAGADSLTAPMPGTVTVVKVAVGDEVAAGQSLLVVEAMKMEHVISAPHAGTVAELDVAPGTTVAMDQVLAVITPAEEDQ; this comes from the coding sequence ATGTTCGACACAGTGCTCGTGGCCAACCGGGGCGAGATCGCCGTCCGCGTGATCCGTACGCTCCGCTCACTGGGCGTGCGCTCGGTGGCCGTCTTCTCCGACGCGGACGCCGACGCCCGGCACGTCCGCGAGGCCGACACGGCGGTACGGATCGGTCCGCCGCCCGCCTCCGAGAGCTATCTGTCCGTGGAGCGGCTCCTCGAGGCCGCCGCCCGCACCGGCGCCCAGGCGGTCCACCCCGGCTACGGCTTCCTCGCGGAGAACGCGGCCTTCGCGCGCGCGTGCGCCGACGCCGGGCTGGTCTTCATCGGGCCGCCCGCCGAGGCCATCGCCCTGATGGGTGACAAGATCCGTGCCAAGGAGACGGTGCAGGCGGCCGGAGTGCCTGTCGTGCCCGGCGGCCGCGACCCGGAACTGGCGGAGGCGGCCCGCGCTTTGGGCGCACCCGTGCTGCTGAAGCCGTCGGCCGGCGGTGGCGGCAAGGGCATGCGCCTGGTGCGCGACCTGTCCGTGCTGGAGGACGAGATCGCCGCCGCCCGCCGTGAGGCCCGCGCCTCCTTCGGCGACGACACACTGCTGGTGGAGCGCTGGGTGGACAGCCCCCGGCACATCGAGATCCAGGTCCTGGCCGACGGCCACGGCAACGTCATCCACCTCGGCGAGCGCGAGTGCTCGCTGCAGCGCCGGCATCAGAAGATCATCGAGGAGGCGCCCAGCGTGCTCCTCGACGAGGCGACGCGGTCCGCGATGGGCGAGGCCGCGGTGCAGGCGGCGCGCTCGTGCGGGTACCGGGGCGCGGGCACGGTGGAGTTCATCGTGCCGGGCGAGGACCCGTCGTCGTACTACTTCATGGAGATGAACACCCGGCTCCAGGTCGAGCACCCGGTGACCGAGCTGATCACCGGCCTGGACCTGGTGGAGTGGCAGCTGCGGGTGGCGGCGGGTGAGCGACTGCCGTACGCGCAGGACGACATCACGCTGACCGGGCACGCCATCGAGGCGCGGGTGTGCGCCGAGGATCCGGCGCGCGGGTTCCTCCCCTCGGGCGGCACGGTGCTGAGGCTGGCCGAACCGCAGGGCGACGGCGTCCGCACCGACTCCGGGCTCAGCGAGGGCACGGAGGTCGGCTCGCTGTACGACCCGATGCTGTCCAAGGTGATCGCGTACGGGCCCGACCGGGCGACGGCGATCAGGAAGCTGCGGGCGGCCCTGGCGGAAACCGTGACGCTCGGGGTGCAGACCAACGCCGGGTTCCTGCGCCGGCTGCTGGCGCATCCGGCGGTGGTGGCGGGCGAGTTGGACACCGGGCTGGTGGAGCGCGTGGTGGACGACCTCGTCTCCACGGACGTGCCCGAGGAGGTGTACGAGGCCGCGGCGGCCGTACGCCTGGACGCGCTGCGGCCGCGCGGGCGGGGCTGGACCGACCCGTTCTCCGTGCCGAACGGCTGGCGGCTCGGCGGCACGCCCAGGCCCGTCGGCTTCCCTCTGCGCGTGCAGGACCCCGTCGAGTACGTGCCCCGCGGCACCCACACCGTCACCGACGACACCGTCTCGGTCACCCTCGACGGTGTCCGCCACACCTTCCACCGCGCCGCCGACTGGCTCGGCCGCGACGGCGACGCCTGGCAGGTGCGCGACGGCGACCCCGTGGCCGCGTCCCTGACCCGCGCGGAGCACGCCGGCGCCGACTCGCTCACCGCGCCCATGCCCGGCACGGTCACCGTGGTGAAGGTCGCCGTCGGCGACGAGGTGGCCGCGGGCCAGTCCCTGCTGGTCGTCGAGGCGATGAAGATGGAGCACGTCATCTCCGCCCCGCACGCCGGCACGGTCGCCGAACTGGACGTCGCGCCGGGCACCACGGTCGCCATGGACCAGGTGCTCGCCGTCATCACCCCGGCGGAGGAGGACCAGTGA